The following proteins are co-located in the Enoplosus armatus isolate fEnoArm2 chromosome 10, fEnoArm2.hap1, whole genome shotgun sequence genome:
- the cfap96 gene encoding cilia-and flagella-associated protein 96, translated as MPPGDGRSDMERLGVFKEMSYISVGDKYAPPTNRAFNESAHRSRQMQAGMAKQRCALQSGFFDKSFKRVFEREALSDPLRLARQNRIQQAKRNLGKAFLPCNGVKKPCGSGSYYGTLSGPVEALSPLSVSRKPHRSPGRNVVTSPPKRGSGYSYPNVTLSKLELYASDPYGRATEVLKKEAAIHRSKLRDGPFKLNLHPRDYFQGNPYRSDKPLPPAHKPLPLAQKASPVPFKPPSPSKKIGGMKAGTFDTYPSHSADPYAIRHSRRPSNQEPIFRPAPGPKSTPVKSIITVNVNRSVHSANYTSTVPTVMTF; from the exons ATGCCACCAGGTGACGGGAGGAGTGACATGGAGCGCCTGGGTGTCTTTAAAGAGATGAGCTACATCTCTGTAGGAGACAAGTACGCTCCACCCACCAATC GCGCCTTCAACGAGTCAGCCCATCGTAGCCGGCAGATGCAGGCGGGCATGGCTAAACAGCGGTGTGCTCTGCAGAGCGGCTTTTTCGACAAGTCCTTCAAAAGGGTGTTTGAACGGGAGGCACTGAGCGACCCGCTGAGGCTGGCCCGACAGAACCGCATCCAGCAGGCCAAGAGGAACCTGGGCAAGGCCTTCCTGCCCTGCAACGGGGTCAAGAAGCC CTGTGGCTCGGGGAGTTACTATGGGACTCTGTCAGGACCGGTTGAAGCCTTGAGTCCACTGTCAGTGTCCCGGAAACCCCACCGCTCACCTGGACGCAACGTTGTCACCTCACCTCCCAAGAGAGGCAGTGGTTACAG CTATCCCAATGTGACGCTGTCCAAACTTGAGCTGTATGCCTCAGACCCCTACGGCAGAGCCACAGAGGTGCTGAAG AAGGAGGCAGCAATCCATCGCTCCAAGTTAAGAGATGGGCCCTTTAAACTCAACCTTCACCCCAGAGATTATTTCCAGGGCAATCCATACCGCAGTGACAAGCCACTCCCACCAGCACACAAGCCCCTCCCACTTGCACAGAAAGCCTCTCCAGTTCCCTTCAAGCCCCCGTCCCCCAGCAAGAAG ATTGGAGGAATGAAAGCGGGGACGTTTGACACTTATCCCTCGCATTCTGCTGATCCATATGCCATTCGGCATTCCAGAAGGCCATCCAATCAAGAGCCAATCTTCCGTCCTGCCCCTGGTCCGAAGAGCACACCTGTCAAGAGTATCATCACAGTCAATGTTAACAG gAGTGTGCACTCTGCAAACTACACCTCAACCGTTCCAACTGTGATGACCTTCTGA
- the hvcn1 gene encoding voltage-gated hydrogen channel 1 isoform X2, protein MARYLKYFTTVGDQQQPVELEEEELHVASEELSPATGQFPTTLTFRESLQRLYSSDRFQVLVVCLVILDAIFVLAELLIDLAVIKLEHGHIAPEVFHYLSLALLTFFMVELAGKLFAYRLEFFQHTFEVFDGFVVVISFMLDIIFIFHEDAFDGMGLLILLRLWRVARIINGILVSVKTRAHQKIHKLKDSYDHLVERVTQLQERGDKLEQENQKLQALLKKHGIDF, encoded by the exons ATGGCTCGGTACCTGAAGTATTTCACCACGGTGGGCgaccagcagcagccagtcgagttggaggaggaagagctgcaCGTGGCCAGCGAGGAGCTGAGTCCGGCCACCGGCCAGTTTCCCACCACGCTGACCTTCAGGGAATCGCTGCAAAGGCTCTACAGCTCCGATCGGTTCCAG GTGTTGGTGGTGTGTCTGGTAATCCTGGATGCCATCTTTGTCCTGGCAGAGCTGCTTATAGATCTGGCTGTCATCAAGTTGGAACATGGCCACATTGCTCCCGAG GTGTTTCACTACCTGAGCTTGGCTCTTCTCACGTTCTTCATGGTGGAGCTGGCTGGCAAGCTGTTTGCTTACCGCCTGGAGTTCTTTCAGCACACGTTTGAGGTGTTCGACGGTTTCGTGGTGGTGATCTCCTTCATGCTggacatcatcttcatcttccacGAGGACGCCTTTGATGGGATGGGTCTCCTGATCCTGCTGCGACTCTGGAGGGTGGCCAGAATTATCAACG gTATCCTGGTGTCAGTGAAGACCCGGGCGCACCAGAAGATCCACAAGCTGAAGGACAGCTACGACCACCTCGTTGAGAGAGTCACGCAGCTGCAGGAGCGCGGTGACAAACTG GAACAAGAGAACCAGAAACTTCAAGCCCTCCTGAAGAAGCACGGCATAGACTTCTGA
- the hvcn1 gene encoding voltage-gated hydrogen channel 1 isoform X1, producing MARYLKYFTTVGDQQQPVELEEEELHVASEELSPATGQFPTTLTFRESLQRLYSSDRFQVLVVCLVILDAIFVLAELLIDLAVIKLEHGHIAPEVFHYLSLALLTFFMVELAGKLFAYRLEFFQHTFEVFDGFVVVISFMLDIIFIFHEDAFDGMGLLILLRLWRVARIINGILVSVKTRAHQKIHKLKDSYDHLVERVTQLQERGDKLLWQLVLTGHDDIVPAKRTREPETSSPPEEARHRLLTHPANCMELMSFISCTFLHHLFFFFFFFFFFTFKLHIP from the exons ATGGCTCGGTACCTGAAGTATTTCACCACGGTGGGCgaccagcagcagccagtcgagttggaggaggaagagctgcaCGTGGCCAGCGAGGAGCTGAGTCCGGCCACCGGCCAGTTTCCCACCACGCTGACCTTCAGGGAATCGCTGCAAAGGCTCTACAGCTCCGATCGGTTCCAG GTGTTGGTGGTGTGTCTGGTAATCCTGGATGCCATCTTTGTCCTGGCAGAGCTGCTTATAGATCTGGCTGTCATCAAGTTGGAACATGGCCACATTGCTCCCGAG GTGTTTCACTACCTGAGCTTGGCTCTTCTCACGTTCTTCATGGTGGAGCTGGCTGGCAAGCTGTTTGCTTACCGCCTGGAGTTCTTTCAGCACACGTTTGAGGTGTTCGACGGTTTCGTGGTGGTGATCTCCTTCATGCTggacatcatcttcatcttccacGAGGACGCCTTTGATGGGATGGGTCTCCTGATCCTGCTGCGACTCTGGAGGGTGGCCAGAATTATCAACG gTATCCTGGTGTCAGTGAAGACCCGGGCGCACCAGAAGATCCACAAGCTGAAGGACAGCTACGACCACCTCGTTGAGAGAGTCACGCAGCTGCAGGAGCGCGGTGACAAACTG ctCTGGCAATTGGTTCTCACCGGTCATGATGACATCGTACCCGCCAAAA GAACAAGAGAACCAGAAACTTCAAGCCCTCCTGAAGAAGCACGGCATAGACTTCTGACTCATCCAGCTAACTGTATGGAGCTAATGTCATTCATATCATGTACCTTTCTgcaccatcttttttttttttttttttttttttttttttttactttcaaactGCACATTCCAtga
- the tctn1 gene encoding tectonic-1 → MAASAAGSTLNFFCLFLLLTDVTTNENTTSYNLNTTAVFGDQNVTYNVTDERTTTQPTEVDSTPTPSDSSTAEPLRPTLPTEPLPVSGRLLTPVTNVDRLCPCDEHKGVCDINCCCDRECSEEVALFTGCSVDTISGSKQLCSRDVASYSLRSTIDGYSELQSSVQKETNYDVFCIQSQNRVDGLSHPSPALPTDRNFDSLFKQVASFVFGSQGDSGQVSTAELQALSGYRYGDVMVTAGESGQRGMFWLPAPGVTADCVDTSPAAFLKDQSSRCSRRVVLEQDCSTLLALSMDTYTNIQLFAGKNEDAAVVPVEVSSVVLQSVDGTQTELQISGGGSLNPVLLNPALCANVVLKVVYVIKYNPAGEVVNATVSLVLGFVREAALPLEQEFHITFVQEDGVEVAVHYSGNPGYVVGLPLVSGTRTADGIARGIGPRDTLSLLHSAEDQDCLRGPHQRSPVLFGVDSVSGCTLRLEDAANCSLVCQVLLDTLRGPNYPQYVASFGNSPLDYPLDWVPIKTDFNPGEAPSCSIPLSLHLEIEWTKHGSLVNPQAQIVSIKEVIQTNTTSLALLSGGSSVLPIRSSAAFIPVSGAALPGYRAAPVINAKLPFDFFFPFV, encoded by the exons ATGGCGGCCTCAGCCGCTGGGTCCACTTTGAACTTCTTCTGCTTGTTTCTCTTGCTCACCGACGTCACCACAAACGAAAATACAACGAGCTACAACTTGAATACGACGGCTGTGTTTGGTGACCAGAACGTCACATATAATGTTACGGACGAGCGTACGACCACACAGCCCACAGAGGTTGACTCAACCCCGACACCGTCCGACAGCAGCACCGCGGAGCCCCTGAGACCGACTTTGCCCACTGAGCCCCTTCCCGTCTCCGGCCGCCTCCTCACTCCCGTCACTAACG ttgaCAGGTTGTGTCCCTGTGATGAGCACAAGGGTGTGTGTGACATCAACTGCTGCTGCGACAGAGAGTGCAGTGAGGAGGTGGCTCTGTTCACCGGCTGCTCAGTGGATACTATTAG CGGCAGCAAGCAGCTGTGCAGCCGTGACGTAGCGTCCTACTCTTTAAGGAGCACAATCGATGGCTACTCGGAGCTACAGTCGTCCGTCCAGAAGGAGACCAATTACGACGTCTTCTGCATTCAGTCGCAGAACC GTGTTGACGGATTATCTCACCCCTCGCCTGCCCTTCCGACTGACCGCAACTTTGACTCGCTCTTTAAACAAGTTGCCAGCTTTGTTTTCGGCTCACAGGGGGACAGCGGTCAGGTGTCCACCGCAGAGCTCCAGGCCTTGTCTGGATACCGG TATGGGGATGTGATGgtgacagcaggagagagtggACAGAGGGGGATGTTCTGGCTGCCAGCTCCTGGTGTCACTGCTGACTGCGTGGACACAAGTCCTGCAG CGTTCCTAAAGGATCAGAGCAGTCGGTGTTCCCGGCGTGTGGTCCTGGAGCAGGACTGCAGCACTCTGCTGGCCCTCAGCATGGACACCTACACTAACATCCAGCTCTTTGCT GGGAAGAATGAAGATGCAGCA GTTGTTCCCGTGGAGGTGTCTTCAGTTGTCCTGCAGTCTGTGGATGGGACTCAGACTGAGCTACAGATCAGCGGCGGAGGAAGCCTCAACCCCGTTCTCCTGAACCCGGCCCTCTGTGCCAATGTGGTGCTGAAG GTTGTCTATGTGATTAAGTACAACCCAGCTGGTGAGGTAGTGAATGCGACGGTGTCTCTGGTGCTCGGATTTGTCCGCGAAGCAGCACTGCCCCTGGAGCAGGAGTTTCACATCACATTTGTCCAG GAGGATGGGGTGGAGGTGGCGGTCCACTACAGTGGAAACCCAGGTTATGTGGTCGGACTGCCTCTTGTGTCCGGAACAAGAACAGCAGA TGGGATTGCTAGAGGCATAGGCCCCAGAGACACACTGTCTCTTCTCCACAGTGCCGAGGACCAGGACTGTCTGCGGGGACCACATCAGCGCTCCCCTGTCCTGTTTGGTGTGGACTCTGTGTCCGGCTGCACGTTAAG ACTGGAGGATGCTGCCAACTGCTCCCTGGTCTGTCAGGTGCTTCTGGATACTCTGAGAGGACCAAACTATCCCCAGTATGTGGCTTCCTTTGGAAACTCCCCATTAGACTACCCGCTGGACTGGGTGCCAATCAAGACCGACTTCAATCCCGGG GAAGCACCGAGTTGCAGCATCCCGTTGTCACTTCATTTAGAAATCGAATGGACTAAACACGGATCTTTGGTGAACCCCCAGGCTCAGATTGTGAGCATCAAAGAAGTCATCCAAACCAACACCACCAGTTTG GCCCTGCTGTCCGGAGGCAGCAGCGTCCTGCCGATCAGGAGCTCGGCGGCCTTCATACCGGTCTCCGGTGCTGCGCTTCCTGGTTACAGAGCCGCGCCCGTCATCAACGCCAAACTGCCCTTCgacttcttcttcccttttgtGTGA